In the genome of Megalops cyprinoides isolate fMegCyp1 chromosome 18, fMegCyp1.pri, whole genome shotgun sequence, the window ttctatttttaattgctgttatGTGTGAATGCACCGTCAGGATTTCTACTCATTTCCGTTGTACTCTGTGCAATGACAAAACGGAATCTATCTATCGATCTAtcgatctatctatctatctatctatcaaaACAGCTAGTGTGTtaggatggggggaggggcatcATGCCCTAGCAACAGTCTTAAATGAACAAttcagacagcaaatcatacaGTGCGGTGCTGAACAATGGAACCTACCAACCTAATGAAAGATTAAAACTTGAACAAATAAAGCTCTGTTtctgcaaatgcaaacaaattgaTATAAATGGTAATGTAAATGGCTCAAATGTTTTGGACGTTGAGTTAAAGAGTCATTGCAtcgctgtttctctgtgctcttTCTGTATAAAAATTCTCATTAGCCTACCGTTTTAGCTACAATCTGCATGGTAGAGCCAATAATAGCAGggttaaatacataaaatatatgctATGTCTGGACCATGTTGCTAAAGAAGGTGTTTGCTTTATGAGTTATAAATATGTGCGTGGTTTATATATTCCCAGTTTGGAATAGGAGTCCTTGTTTCACCGCAAAAAAACATTAGAGGTgactagctaattttatctaaTTTTAGATGTGGAATGGCACACTGCTTGAAGGACTGGTTGTGCTGGTGTAGTGATTTTGTTCCATTCCAAATTTAAActactggtgtgtgtgttttttaacaaaacatgtAACAGTGGTATTTGAATAGCCATTTCCTGTGTTAAGCAATAGTTAACCTTTTTATACAGTTCTTTGGAGGACAGTAAATACAGTAgccacaaaacaacacacacaaataagaaaaaGCCATGTATCAGCTTATACTCGGTGGGGAAAATACTGTTGGAACTACACTGTGACCATAAATCTAAACCCAAAATGAACACACATGTACTCCTAGGCACACGGTATTTGATTGGGGTTACACAATTACATATCCaattattgttcatttataGGCTAcattctgttctgtgctgtattACCGGTGCGAAGTGAGACTTTTATTTCATGCTGCCAAGAGGTGGTTTTGATGGTAGTCCTCCTCTCCCCGTCATCCTCAGAGACCCACCGCCCAGCAAATCGAAGCCCAGTGGATGATCATCTGATCATCAACGACCTACCCGATGTGTGCCAGACCATCGAGGTGATGACAGAGAACGACGACCAATCGGTCAGCTCCAGCCACCCCTACCCCCTCCAGATCTCACCTGTCTCATCGTATGGAGGTGTGTACACCCAGCTGAGTGAAAACACTCAGTGCTGTTGATTTTGTGTGAGTGAATCCCTTTGGTATGATGGATTTAGAATGCATAGGAGCACTgtaagaaagacagaaacagccTTAGAAGAATAGGATGGAGGGCATCTCTTCATTCTGTCTAGGTGATGGTATTGTGCACCTTCAGCCCATACCTTAAAATAAGCCTAGCTGGGGAGTGTCTTTATCATGGCACCTCAACAAACACAAGTTATTAGCTTGTCAAACAAAGTGAAGTGCTTCtgtcaagaaaataaataatagaatgcagatcaaacatacagtatatactgaatatatatctttttgttacatatgcaatgcaaatgtgtttgtgatgcGGATATGACCAAATTCACAAGAGAGCCACCTGACTGTGTCATTCCTCTTTTTCTATGAAAGAATATGCCTGTACAGCTCACAGTCCAGCACACCTTTCACTTAAGGCAGTGGAAAAATGGATTGTTGTTCCTTTGTCCTATTCAAACAAACATGTATGAACTTGCCAGGTAGATTTTGCCAGCCTGTGCCATGTTTAAAAGTGCTCTGCCTTTTTCCACAGAACAAGATTTAGAAGTAAATGACTTTTCAAGAACAGCTCTTGTCAGTTCTGGTGAAATCGCAGATCAGTCTTTTGTTGTGAAACTTGTTACATCTGTTGGCTTGCATTCTCCCTTTGCCCTGGAGTAGAACGCCCACCATCTCCGCTTTCCTTTCTAACCTGTTTGTCAGGAAATGATTGAGTTGGCAGTGtcattgttttccctttctgtttcgcccacagacagtgacacagataGCGTTCACAGTGAAGAGGACACTAAGGAGGTACGTGCCAGCAGATGAACTGACCCAGTCATGTGTTAACCACTGCTGTGTTGGTGTCTGTAATCGCTCGAGGTAGTTAAATGCTCATTGTGAACTTTGTACACACTGAGCTTGTTTGTTACTTACACTACATTTGCTTAGCTGACTCTCTAAAGAGCAACTTATGTAGTTTACAGCTTTCTGAGACAATTggggtaaagtaccttgctcaaaggtacaagagcagtgccccatctgggagTTTAACTGGCAACATTTGAGTTACGCGCAAGGTGTGTTTTGCCAGTACACCACACTTGTTGTATATGTGCAAATACTGgaacttttacttttttgcatcAGAATAAACTTGCTTTGTTTCCAGTGGGTTACTTGTTTTAGTGCTCTTTGACCCCTGTTCcagtcatttttaaagagaGCCATAATAAGAGAACCACCAGAATGAAAGTAGAGAGGCCCAACCCACTCCGCTCCCCCAGAGTAGAGGTTTAGTCAGACCATAAGATAGCCCTGAGGGAGGGGTTCTAGTCAAGCCCTCCCCTGAGCATCACTGCCTCCTCTACTTCCTGTGACCCTCTATGGGCGCTGATCcctgctctttttttgtcagacaGCCTGTGGACTCAAAGCAAAGGCCTCAGTCTTACAGTATTATTAACACTGCTTACTCCAGAGATACTCAGGCCTTACATGTAGGTAAGACTAGTTTGGTTTTGTCCTTACTATATATTCTGTCAGTATCCAGCATATGGCATTATTTCATCGCTGTGACTGTGATGTTTCTCTGGATCAGgctttattttgatttctgGTCCAAAGGAAATAGTGGATGTTCACATACTGTACTTTGGCCTTAGATCGTAAGAGTGATATCACTTTAGAAAATAATAACACCTGAAATGTtgagcattgtttttttgtcaagAAATCCTAAATTGCTATATCATATTACCTTCCATTCAATCACACACAAGAGAAACCCTCGGGCACAGAACAAAATGATctttcattttgagaaaaacagacagtgtgTCATCATTTTCTTCCAAGAAGCAATACTACACTGTGCATTTAATTTGGACAACATTACTGATTGTATGTCTCTTATTCCATATTTGGTTATTTGTTTGTGCTTCCAAAAGCAGTACAGAGATGGcattcaaatttatattatatagTACATTTACTCTGTGAAGAGAGCCATCTAATTatactttaattcattttcagaattcaGATTAACTGTGGTAAGTGAAATGCTCATTTTAAACTGGTTCAGCCCATTTAAGAAGCAAATTCTGTTATAAAACGTTCATGACTGGCAATCACTTCAGATCAAGATATTATTATACAGCTCAGCTGGCCGTAAAGGAAACAGCACATGGATCTAGAATGAACATCAGAATAACAGAGtttaaatataaacaagaatatattttaaaaatatgtgcaaaatgTGCTAATGAGCCCATGTCATACTAATAATGTGAAAgtccatatatatatgtgtgtgtgtgtttgtgtgaaataacATATTTGTAATTGCTTATAGCATTTATGATTTCATGTGACATTTTGACCATATACTGAAAATTCACAAAGCTTCATTCACTTTTCTTGGCAGCATTGAGTTTGTGTATTGCCTTTCATGCATTAGGTGTGAAAATAGTTCATTTGTTATTATAGTTTGCATTGTAACATGATCACTTTATTGATCTTCATTACAGTGCCCACATTTGAGAACAGCAGAATTTtgtgtaatttctgttttaatactTCCAGTAGTAAAAAAGCTGTCATGGGAATAGGTTTTCATTGACTCCTTTCACTCTGCTATGATTGACAGGGTGTGCGTGGGCCATGGGATCTGTGCCAGGCAGACGGGAAGCTGCTGTCAAATAACTCTGTGCTGAAGCTGCCCAGCATGGCCACCTTTGTTACTTCGGCAAAAACCAACTTCAAGGTGACCAGCAGCCGGGAGGAGAACCCGCTCATTGCTTAcagcagcgccccctggagCGTCCCTTCCGTccagcccccgcccctccccagCACCTCCGGGCACACCCCCTCGCATGAGGCCCGCGCCAGCGTCATTATGAAGACCTCGGACGTCTCCAAGTCCACCGTGAAAACCTGCTGATTCAAAGCCAGCCTGTTTTTTAGACCATCTCGGGAGGTCATGTGGTACAGGACCTGAGGCAGTAGACCCTGTTGTTGGCCCTGGCGGGGATCAAATGCACTTGGCTTAGCCTGGCTCTAAGGAGGAGCGGAACgctctctgaagactgcaggATGGGTGATCCCCGCACCCCTGTTGTCTCGTCCTTCTCCGTGGGTAAGTTGACCCTGTGGACAAGAGGAAGTTCTCAGTGGATCGGAGTAGATCGCACAGTCTCACTTATGCGAGAGAAACCGTGTCAGACACGTGCTTGTCCTGTTGTTCTCGGTTTATGTAAATAGATGGACATCTGTGTAACTGAAAGTTGCTTCTGCACCTTATTGAAAGCACCTATACTATATGTGATATTTGTGGCACTTCTGGGTCTCTTTGTTACAGTGATGTATTCGCTGAGGTTGTGATGGCTGAACATTGCCTAGTCAgacatctctctgtcttctaCTCTGCACCATTGCCTCTTTTCACTGCTTCTCTGAAGAAGGTGTCATAGGATAAAAGAGTAATGCAATGCACAAAGTGGCTTGAAACATTTTCCTTAAGcaaggttttgtatttctcaAAAAGGGAACATTTTATAAGCAGTGAATTTTTGTAGATATCTGTCTTTTTTAGTGAAAATGAGGAATTTCACgaatttttattttagtgaCATATTGATGAATTCACGTGGCACGTTTTATGATTCTATCcatgcagaaatatttttgagCCCTACAATAtcactgtataaatgaatacatgaatacacCTGTGCTTATATGTGTGTTGATGCCTGTTTGTGCATTgatatatgattatatatatatataatgcacacacataataaatatgtgtttccatacacatacataagcaGCTATTAATCCTGTGgataattaaatatgcaaatcgtaatgattttgtttttttttttttttcagttttacacaatTGTCTTTTAACACTGTTCccagaaataaatctgaaaaacttttttttgaatattgttGTTCTCTAAgttgatgtgtttgtgttttcatgaaATCAGTGACATTTTGCAGGAGTTAGAGCTTCATCAGGGTTCATCTAAGGATCAGAGCATTCCCCTTAGCACTCACCTGGGGCTGGgttcagattaaaaacaaaatacattccCAATGCAAACAGAAGTTAATATACCATCAATGGGTGATCATCAGTCAGGTCAAAATGTAAAGTGGTGCCCATAGCAACCTTAAATATCCTCCAAAACACCACTTCCCATCTGCCCCTGTGctatatgtttgtatgtgacGCCCTGCCTGTTGAACATACGCATGACTCTAAAGGTGAGTTTTTTTAGACAGGAGTCCCAGTTTCTTGGTTTTAATAAAAGGTGTATTACTAAGGAGatgatgtgaaaaaagaaagtaaaaacattaaaaaacacaggacGTTTTAgatctgaaatgctgcattttgaaatcTTTTATTCTCCTGTATTTGATCATAACACCTAATGCTTTGTGACACTGGTGAAACTGTGCCTGCAGACTATGCATGAAGAGTATGGGGCAGAGCTGTGAACAGACTTTGGCTGGGGTTGGGGTGAGGCAGGGACAGAGATGGAGCACTGCACCgctccactctctctcactgcacagTGAAGGGATGAAAGAGCTCCCTCATGTGTGACACAAACGTTTCACGCTGTCTTTGCAACTGCCTAGCAAGATTTATAAGGGGAGGTTATGCCTGACCACATCTTTGTCTGAGATGAGCACATTTCCACACAACAATACCTCAAATTTCACAAAACAGATTGTAATAGTATTACaattggggtggcagtgtagcagagtggtaaggagcagggtgtgtaaccaaaaaggttgctggttcgattctgtgctggggcactgctgctgtacccttggacaaggtacttaactcagaattgcctcagtaaataaatggcaataacATGGGttaaactgtaacctgtgtaagtcgctccggataagagtgtctgctaaataacaataatgtagcATATTGCGATGTATTACTCTAACACTAGCCATTTCCAAAGTTTTACTTTGTGTAGAGCTGGGTAATGTGGGTTAGTGCAGTCCTGGACCATGGTCTCTCAGTCATACAGTGTCTAAGCCAGATGAGAAAGCTTGGAGAAAGCTTCTGTTGTAGAATCTACTGGCATGTCATGTTCACAGACCAGCCTGCCACTGACATGGCCATGTTTGAGGATTCAGCGCctgctgtctttgtttcagTTGCCCTGTGATGGATTCCGCAAGCCTTGTTATCAGTGTAGCTACCTAACAAAGCACACTTTAACCAAGGACGCATTTGCTTGGGCAGCACACCTTAGATAAGAAAACTAAATAACagaatgaacaggaaaaaaacagactattTAGCAATATTATGAGCTTGTCAACCAACAGGTGCAGGCCTGTTTAATAAGTTATGACCACACGTGTGTTTGACATTTGCCTTGCATTCTGTTAAAGCAGTAGACAGGATGGATCTTTCTTTTCTTTCGCCTCTTTCTTCTGTCATATCTGGTCTAACCTGCCTAAAAG includes:
- the irf2 gene encoding interferon regulatory factor 2 isoform X1; its protein translation is MPVERMRMRPWLEEQINSDKIPGLKWVNREKRIFQIPWMHAARHGWDVEKDAPLFRNWAIHTGKYQPGVDKPDPKTWKANFRCAMNSLPDIEEVKDKSIKKGTNAFRVYKMLSHTEKPIKKGKRKVEKDEKTKVERKSPSCRGSKEVVVKVENMVDSTVLTETHRPANRSPVDDHLIINDLPDVCQTIEVMTENDDQSVSSSHPYPLQISPVSSYGDSDTDSVHSEEDTKEGVRGPWDLCQADGKLLSNNSVLKLPSMATFVTSAKTNFKVTSSREENPLIAYSSAPWSVPSVQPPPLPSTSGHTPSHEARASVIMKTSDVSKSTVKTC